The Streptomyces kanamyceticus DNA segment CGCTCATCAGGCGCTCTCCACCGTTTCGATGCCCAGCTCGCGCTCACGCATCAGGGTGTAGATCCGCGCGATGTCCTTGCGGACGGCCTTGAGCCGACCGTGGTTCTCGAGCTGACCGGTCGCCGCCTGGAAGCGGAGGTTGAACAGCTCTTCCTTGGC contains these protein-coding regions:
- the rpmC gene encoding 50S ribosomal protein L29 translates to MSAGTKASELRELGDEELLNKLREAKEELFNLRFQAATGQLENHGRLKAVRKDIARIYTLMRERELGIETVESA